The genome window GAGGTAATGGTGCTCGACCACAGCGGTCCGGACCTCGCGTACATCACTTATGGCAGTGCCTTGAAACTGTGGATTCTCGGCGCGCTCCTCGTGGGGATTCTCGCCCCGGTACGCAGCGGTTCCTTGTGGCTCGACAGTGGCGTAGCCTGCGCCGCCATGATCGGCGTCGCCATCGTGACCGGGCTTATCGAATCTTCCATGGCACGGCTACGGCTGTTGTACGTGCCACAGTTGCTGGTGGGCGCCGGCGTGCTTTCCGCGCTAGCCTTGATGTTGGTGCTACGGTGACTCCCATGACGACATGGAGCGATACCGCGCTTATCCTGCTCGTGCTCACCGACTTTTCCCTGCTGGGCTCCACTCGTCTGGGCGCCTGCATCCGCTTCGTGGCGTTTCAGGGGGTGCTGCTGGGCGTGCTCACCCTCACGGCGCACGAAGAGATGCTTTCGCTCCGCTCGGTGACGCTCGCGATTATCAGTTCGGGGCTCAAAGGCGCAGCGTTTCCTTGGCTGTTGCTGCGCGCGTTGCAAGCCGCCAATGTCCGGCGCGAGATCGAACCGTTTGTCGGCTATAACCTGTCCTTGGCGATCGGCACGGTCGCGTTGCTGGCGTCATTGTGGTTGAGCAGCCGTCTCCCGCTGCCCTCCCCTCTCGTGTCGCCGTTGCTGGTGCCGGTGGCGTTGTTTACCAGTTTCACCGGTCTCTTTCTCATTATCGCCCGGAAAAAAGCGCTTACCCAGGTGGTAGGGTATCTCGTGATGGAAAACGGCATCTATGCGTTCGGAGTGGGAACCGTGCCCGATACCCCGCTGCTGGTGGAGCTCGGAGTCTTGCTGGATGTTTTCGTCGCCGTGTTTGTCATGGGGATCGCCGTGTTCCACATCAGTCGGCAGTTCGACCACATCGATACCGACCAACTAGCGGTGCTCAAGGATTGAAGGCGATGATAGCGGCATTGCTTCTCGTGCCCACGCTGACAGGGCTGCTCTGCTTCGCGTTGCGCGCGGACTCGGGACGGCGAGCGGTGCTGCTACTGGCGGCGCTGGTGCACGCGGGGCTCACGGTGACCACCTGGTGGCAACTGCCTGCGCCCATGCTTAATGACTGGCTGCAATTAGATGCGCCGGGTCGGGTGTTTCTGACCATTACCAGCGTCTTGTTTCTGGCGGCAGCCGTCTACAGCCTCGGCTATCTGCGCCAGGAAACCCACGTCACGCGCACCGATATCGAAGAAGGGTTTTTGTTCGCCAATGCACCGGAAGCTACGTTCACGGGCTGCTTGCTGTTGTTCTTGGCGGCAATGACCCTGGTCACGTGTAGCCACCGTTTCGGCCTACTTTGGGTGGCGATTGAAATGACGACGTTGGTCAGCGCGCCGCTCATCTATTTCCATCGTCACCATCGCTCACTGGAGGCTGCCTGGAAATACTTGATGATCTGCTCGGTAGGCATTGCCTTGGCGTTGCTCGGCAACTTCTTTCTCGCGGTCGCCGCTACCAACCCCGGCGGCGAGCCTATTCCCTTGGTGCTCGGCGACCTCGTGCGCGAGGCAGCGCATCTCCACCCGACCTGGCTCAAAGCTGCGTTTCTTTTGCTCCTGGTGGGCTACGGCACCAAAATGGGGCTGGCGCCATTACACACCTGGTTACCGGATGCCCATAGCGAGGCGCCGTCCGTCGTCTCCGCGCTGCTCTCCGGCGCTTTACTGAACTGCGCCTTCCTGGGCATTCTACGGGCGCAACAAGTGTGCTCGGCTGCTGGACAGGCGGCGTTCGGGCAAGACTTATTGGTCGGGTTCGGCCTGCTCTCGA of Deltaproteobacteria bacterium contains these proteins:
- a CDS encoding hydrogenase produces the protein MTTWSDTALILLVLTDFSLLGSTRLGACIRFVAFQGVLLGVLTLTAHEEMLSLRSVTLAIISSGLKGAAFPWLLLRALQAANVRREIEPFVGYNLSLAIGTVALLASLWLSSRLPLPSPLVSPLLVPVALFTSFTGLFLIIARKKALTQVVGYLVMENGIYAFGVGTVPDTPLLVELGVLLDVFVAVFVMGIAVFHISRQFDHIDTDQLAVLKD
- a CDS encoding NADH dehydrogenase FAD-containing subunit gives rise to the protein MIAALLLVPTLTGLLCFALRADSGRRAVLLLAALVHAGLTVTTWWQLPAPMLNDWLQLDAPGRVFLTITSVLFLAAAVYSLGYLRQETHVTRTDIEEGFLFANAPEATFTGCLLLFLAAMTLVTCSHRFGLLWVAIEMTTLVSAPLIYFHRHHRSLEAAWKYLMICSVGIALALLGNFFLAVAATNPGGEPIPLVLGDLVREAAHLHPTWLKAAFLLLLVGYGTKMGLAPLHTWLPDAHSEAPSVVSALLSGALLNCAFLGILRAQQVCSAAGQAAFGQDLLVGFGLLSIAVAAIFIVGQSDYKRMLAYSSVEHMGILSLGVGLGGAATFGSLLHAVNHSLTKAMLFLAAGNILTVYRSKSTTEVRGVLHVLPTSGALWIVGFLAITGSPPFGLFLSELTIVKAAIDQGRVGVVAAFLTLLMAIFIGMAAVVLRMAQGTPPDRPQPLTSQSESLLSTLPAAALAGIVLLLGLYLPPFLTQALETAAQALR